The Nocardia arthritidis genome has a window encoding:
- a CDS encoding BtrH N-terminal domain-containing protein, with protein MTTVTGIDAPGTQHCETTALAVLLRHQGIELSEPMLFGLGSGLSFVYWDSKAMGFPFLGGRVKPFELTRNLAAGLGLELRVQETTSARKAWENVVAGIDDGRPVGLQLDSHYLDYFTSDVHFGGHFVAMYGYDDHDAYLVDTDQQGGTVSTSLTGLAMARAARGPMTARHRSFTLTAPKSLPALREIVVPAITACADAFLEPPIANLGHRGIEKAGRLVRTWLERSDDPRRDLPQAALLMERGGTGGALFRNFYRDFLAECTRLLDNRHLRAGHERYTESATLWTEVAALITRAGESGDARYFAEAGDLLGDLSRIEREAMRCLAEVSVTP; from the coding sequence ATGACCACGGTGACCGGCATCGACGCCCCCGGTACGCAGCACTGTGAGACGACGGCGCTGGCGGTGCTGTTGCGGCACCAGGGAATCGAGCTGTCCGAACCCATGCTCTTCGGCCTCGGTTCCGGCCTTTCCTTCGTCTACTGGGACAGCAAGGCCATGGGTTTTCCCTTTCTCGGGGGCCGGGTCAAACCCTTCGAGCTCACCCGAAATCTGGCCGCCGGGCTCGGGTTGGAGTTGCGGGTCCAGGAGACCACCTCTGCCCGCAAGGCTTGGGAGAACGTTGTCGCCGGGATCGACGACGGTCGCCCTGTCGGCCTGCAGCTCGACAGCCACTACCTCGACTACTTCACCTCTGACGTGCATTTCGGCGGCCATTTCGTCGCCATGTACGGCTACGACGACCACGACGCCTACCTGGTGGATACCGATCAGCAGGGCGGAACGGTGTCCACCAGCCTGACCGGCCTCGCTATGGCCAGGGCCGCGCGCGGTCCGATGACCGCCAGGCACCGATCCTTCACCTTGACCGCCCCGAAGTCCCTACCCGCGCTACGAGAGATCGTCGTCCCGGCCATCACCGCCTGCGCCGACGCCTTTCTCGAGCCGCCCATCGCCAACCTCGGCCACCGGGGCATCGAGAAGGCGGGCAGGTTGGTGCGCACCTGGCTCGAGCGGTCCGACGACCCGCGGCGGGACCTACCGCAGGCCGCCCTGCTGATGGAGCGGGGCGGCACCGGCGGCGCCCTGTTCCGCAACTTCTACCGCGACTTCCTCGCCGAGTGCACCCGGCTGCTCGATAACCGCCACCTGCGCGCCGGTCACGAGCGGTACACCGAGTCGGCCACACTGTGGACCGAAGTAGCGGCACTGATCACCCGGGCCGGAGAATCCGGCGATGCGCGATACTTCGCGGAGGCGGGCGACCTTCTCGGCGATCTTTCACGTATCGAACGCGAGGCCATGCGCTGTCTGGCCGAGGTGAGCGTAACCCCTTAG
- a CDS encoding saccharopine dehydrogenase, with amino-acid sequence MNDALDFDPHGPVLLVGGYGTVGAELARLAAPAFPLLLTGRSLARGRDLAMEVGAQLRVWDLAAPDPFRAGVRAVVGVVNDPDDRVLRAAITGGVPFVDVTRWTSRLQRAATVAALLDPRAPVLLSSAWMGGVTSLVAAHLGSSLGGADAVEVAIRWDLRDRAGADSVEFLDRLGLDYEVIEDGTRRTIMPLSGVRRVRIGDAVTRVARIDTPEQFTLPLTLDAATVATRIGFSSGASTSALLAVKRLGFFRWGRSDRFTGARRALLYAPGDGGVAALRIDVTHGGRTATATVTDPAGQAHLTAVGALLGLRRVLGLDGAAPDSGVRFPEQTPVPAEVPAMLAAHGIDLQVDIESEIGSAA; translated from the coding sequence GTGAACGACGCACTCGACTTCGATCCACACGGTCCGGTACTTCTCGTCGGCGGCTACGGGACGGTCGGCGCGGAGCTGGCGCGCCTGGCCGCACCGGCCTTCCCGCTGTTGCTCACCGGGCGCAGCCTGGCTCGGGGGCGTGATCTCGCCATGGAAGTCGGTGCGCAGCTTCGGGTTTGGGATCTCGCCGCGCCGGACCCGTTCCGGGCGGGCGTGCGCGCGGTGGTCGGCGTGGTCAATGATCCGGACGACCGCGTGCTGCGTGCCGCGATCACGGGCGGGGTGCCGTTCGTCGACGTCACGCGGTGGACCAGCCGCCTACAGCGCGCCGCGACAGTGGCCGCGCTGCTCGACCCGCGCGCCCCGGTGCTGCTCTCCTCGGCCTGGATGGGCGGTGTGACGAGTCTTGTTGCCGCACACCTGGGTTCGAGCCTGGGCGGCGCCGATGCGGTGGAGGTGGCGATCCGCTGGGATCTGCGCGATCGGGCGGGCGCCGACTCGGTCGAATTCCTGGACCGGCTCGGCCTGGACTACGAGGTGATCGAGGACGGCACGCGCCGGACCATCATGCCGCTGAGCGGTGTGCGCCGGGTCCGCATCGGCGACGCCGTCACGCGGGTCGCCCGCATCGACACCCCGGAACAATTCACCCTCCCGCTTACCCTCGACGCGGCAACGGTCGCCACCCGCATCGGATTCAGTTCCGGCGCATCGACTTCCGCACTGTTGGCGGTCAAGCGGCTCGGCTTCTTCCGCTGGGGCCGCAGTGACCGGTTCACCGGCGCACGCCGAGCGCTGCTGTACGCACCGGGTGACGGCGGCGTCGCCGCCCTGCGGATCGACGTCACCCACGGCGGGCGCACCGCCACCGCCACCGTCACCGACCCCGCCGGACAGGCGCACCTCACCGCGGTCGGCGCGCTGCTGGGTCTGCGCCGGGTGCTCGGACTCGACGGGGCGGCACCCGATTCCGGCGTGCGCTTTCCGGAACAGACACCGGTCCCCGCGGAGGTACCGGCCATGCTCGCGGCGCACGGCATCGATCTGCAAGTCGACATCGAAAGCGAAATCGGCAGTGCCGCATGA
- a CDS encoding alpha/beta fold hydrolase, with protein sequence MPYLDTSDGTRLFYAQAGAPAAQPVVFLHAWALNSGMWNYQVPAVLSADMRCVVFDRRGHGRSDLPGGGYDLDRLADDLAELLAHLDLRDAVLVGHSMGSAEIIRYLSRHSDERVSGIVLGAPTTPFLLRTDDNPEGPVDAAAAEAVRAVMRRDIGAFVEATTPADWFGPGYRVSAGLGDWTRRQFFDTPLRVLLSTNQVFITADQRAELTGITVPALIIHGDADRSAALEHTGRRTHALLPDSRLVVIEGAGHGLFMGDPERYNREILDFIAELRPRGVSAA encoded by the coding sequence ATGCCATACCTCGACACCAGCGACGGGACCCGGCTGTTCTACGCACAGGCGGGTGCGCCCGCGGCCCAGCCGGTCGTATTCCTGCACGCGTGGGCGTTGAACAGCGGGATGTGGAATTACCAGGTGCCCGCGGTTCTGTCCGCGGACATGCGCTGTGTGGTTTTCGACCGGCGCGGACACGGTCGCTCCGATCTACCCGGCGGGGGCTACGACCTCGACCGCCTCGCCGACGATCTGGCCGAACTGCTCGCACACCTGGATCTGCGCGACGCGGTGCTGGTCGGGCACTCGATGGGCTCGGCGGAGATCATCCGCTACCTGTCCCGGCATTCGGACGAGCGGGTGTCCGGCATCGTACTCGGCGCCCCGACCACGCCTTTTCTCCTGCGCACCGACGACAATCCGGAAGGCCCGGTCGACGCCGCCGCGGCCGAGGCCGTCCGTGCGGTGATGCGCCGCGATATCGGCGCCTTCGTCGAGGCCACGACGCCCGCCGACTGGTTCGGGCCCGGCTACCGGGTTTCGGCGGGCCTCGGCGACTGGACCCGCCGTCAGTTCTTCGACACCCCACTGCGGGTGCTGCTGTCGACGAACCAGGTGTTCATCACCGCGGACCAGCGCGCCGAACTCACCGGAATCACCGTGCCCGCCCTGATCATTCATGGCGACGCCGACCGCTCGGCGGCGTTGGAGCACACCGGCCGCCGCACCCACGCGCTGCTTCCGGATTCCCGGCTCGTGGTGATCGAGGGCGCGGGACACGGGCTGTTCATGGGTGATCCGGAGCGCTACAACCGCGAAATACTCGACTTCATCGCGGAATTGCGGCCTCGTGGTGTATCCGCCGCGTGA
- a CDS encoding glyoxalase has translation MNIDIYLEVSDRAAIEASYAAAFGLGERLKFRAASAPTSGFRGFMLSLVVSQPGTVDSLIGTALDAGFTALKPAKKSFWGYGGVIQGPDGTIWKISTSQKKDTGPVTREIDDVVLLLGVDDVKASKRFYVDRGLTVAKSFGGKYVEFATPGSNVKLAMYPRHTAAKDAGVAPEGGDSHGIVIDSDAGPFTDPDGFVWEATAA, from the coding sequence ATGAACATCGACATCTACCTCGAAGTTTCCGATCGAGCGGCCATCGAGGCCAGCTACGCCGCCGCCTTCGGATTGGGCGAGCGACTGAAGTTCCGTGCCGCGTCGGCGCCGACGTCCGGCTTCCGCGGATTCATGCTCTCGCTGGTCGTATCCCAGCCGGGCACCGTGGACAGCCTGATCGGCACCGCGCTCGACGCCGGTTTCACCGCGCTGAAGCCGGCGAAGAAGAGCTTCTGGGGTTACGGCGGCGTCATCCAGGGCCCGGACGGGACGATCTGGAAGATCAGCACCTCACAGAAGAAGGACACCGGCCCGGTCACCCGGGAGATCGACGATGTCGTGCTGCTGCTCGGCGTCGACGATGTGAAGGCCAGCAAGCGGTTCTACGTCGACCGCGGCCTAACCGTCGCGAAAAGCTTCGGAGGCAAGTACGTCGAGTTCGCGACCCCTGGATCGAACGTCAAGCTGGCCATGTACCCGCGCCACACCGCCGCGAAGGATGCGGGCGTCGCCCCGGAGGGCGGCGATTCACACGGGATCGTCATCGACAGCGACGCCGGACCGTTCACCGACCCAGACGGGTTCGTATGGGAGGCCACGGCGGCCTGA
- a CDS encoding LysR family transcriptional regulator codes for MVAACRAFVAVSSNGSFTVGAAAARIPQSVASRRIAALEQHFGARLLNRTSRSATLTSFGREMLPSARRLVELAEAMEHEAERAKLRPFRMAIPQICAPLPLARCVAVAREGGLNLDLHSAGPRERAELVRTQEVRAALSAVTPDRASWRVPLGLAATAGPHPTPLYLETLRAGRADRDARRRRVWIQPEDDMPHLRDPLTRLRDALGLQPAQVMVADSLITAVAEVLGSDDLLLASRRQADELGLHWRPIGELELSRGYEIAAGQRADAERVRSLPARAIGACLGAPEDESEER; via the coding sequence ATGGTCGCCGCGTGCCGCGCCTTCGTCGCCGTCAGCAGCAACGGCAGCTTCACCGTCGGCGCCGCGGCGGCCCGGATTCCGCAGTCGGTGGCCAGCCGCCGGATCGCGGCGCTCGAACAGCACTTCGGCGCCCGGCTGCTGAACCGGACCTCGCGCAGCGCCACGTTGACGTCGTTCGGGCGGGAGATGCTGCCTTCGGCCCGGCGGCTCGTCGAACTCGCCGAGGCGATGGAGCACGAGGCGGAGCGCGCGAAGCTGCGGCCGTTCCGGATGGCGATACCCCAGATATGCGCGCCGCTGCCGCTTGCCCGCTGCGTCGCGGTGGCGCGCGAGGGCGGGCTGAACCTCGACCTGCATTCGGCCGGACCTAGGGAACGCGCGGAACTCGTTCGGACGCAAGAGGTTCGGGCCGCGCTGAGCGCGGTGACGCCGGACCGGGCCAGCTGGCGGGTGCCGCTCGGCCTCGCGGCCACCGCGGGCCCGCATCCGACCCCGCTCTATCTGGAGACATTGCGCGCGGGCCGCGCCGACCGGGACGCCAGGCGTCGCCGGGTCTGGATCCAGCCGGAGGACGATATGCCGCACCTGCGCGACCCGCTCACCCGGCTGCGTGACGCACTCGGTCTGCAACCGGCGCAGGTAATGGTGGCCGATTCGCTGATCACCGCGGTGGCCGAGGTGCTCGGCTCCGACGATCTGCTGCTCGCCTCGCGGCGGCAGGCCGATGAGCTCGGATTACATTGGCGGCCGATCGGTGAGTTGGAGCTATCCCGCGGCTACGAGATCGCGGCCGGGCAGCGCGCGGACGCCGAACGCGTCAGATCGTTGCCGGCGCGCGCGATCGGCGCCTGCCTCGGCGCACCAGAGGACGAGAGCGAGGAACGGTGA
- a CDS encoding diguanylate cyclase domain-containing protein, with protein MELAHAIGISPRHLSFVELGKSNPSRGLLMTIADEVATWPAIPERHSWNRLFPDEPDGPVLFFPRARSPNRTARKEHDLRVSVRGVADVTFACSDPPLESQWIVGSASPRKRIVHGLRDRLSTGVLLLTQGGNWMADIGSLLRAWWRDGVDYRWLIETFESHSALAPMKIMIGSAGIVMASITALALLSQAGQRGVVGVTQAVVAITLALAWTLRWWLLPWPREGESLVWIAAIDITVTANNVLVQDRLLGALGIVLLVTTGGYATIFHGPRILALHVGWSFVSLVLVGILMFVGKPGNTGHGKGDLLLCVGVMMSNICVTGVVLPIVHFSHWLVQRDAQSDPLTKLLNRRGLDSRLSRFFDPAVRGGVYAVTFDLDRFKSVNDTFGHSLGDEVLVRTAKCLREAAPPGAVVARTGGEEFAVVGYLKDDCVGAIAERLRGAIETMTDLPITITASVGAAVTALNGTGETRTAPLRQSLFRSADTAMYEAKRLGGNSVVIAETPAGAQTSPN; from the coding sequence ATGGAGCTCGCACACGCGATCGGAATCTCGCCCCGCCACCTGAGTTTCGTCGAATTGGGCAAATCGAATCCCAGCCGCGGCCTGCTCATGACGATCGCCGATGAGGTCGCGACCTGGCCCGCCATCCCGGAGCGCCACTCGTGGAACCGGCTGTTCCCCGACGAACCCGATGGCCCGGTGCTGTTCTTCCCCCGCGCAAGAAGCCCGAATCGCACCGCCCGGAAGGAGCATGACCTGCGGGTATCGGTGCGCGGTGTGGCGGACGTCACCTTCGCGTGCTCTGATCCTCCGCTCGAGTCACAGTGGATTGTCGGGAGCGCAAGCCCGAGAAAGAGGATCGTTCACGGTCTCCGTGATCGGTTGTCGACCGGAGTCCTATTGCTGACCCAAGGCGGTAACTGGATGGCCGATATCGGATCGTTGTTGCGAGCCTGGTGGCGAGACGGGGTCGATTATCGCTGGCTGATCGAGACGTTCGAATCGCATTCGGCCCTCGCTCCGATGAAGATCATGATCGGGTCCGCGGGCATCGTCATGGCGTCGATAACCGCCCTGGCCCTGCTGTCGCAGGCGGGGCAGCGCGGTGTGGTGGGAGTGACTCAGGCGGTCGTCGCGATCACGCTCGCCCTGGCGTGGACGCTGAGGTGGTGGTTGCTGCCGTGGCCGCGCGAAGGCGAGTCGCTCGTGTGGATCGCGGCCATCGATATCACCGTCACCGCCAACAACGTGCTGGTCCAGGACCGCCTACTGGGGGCCTTGGGCATCGTGCTGCTGGTGACGACCGGCGGATACGCCACGATCTTCCACGGTCCGCGGATTCTGGCCCTGCACGTCGGCTGGTCGTTTGTGTCCTTGGTATTGGTGGGGATCTTGATGTTCGTCGGAAAGCCGGGGAACACCGGACATGGGAAGGGCGACCTGCTCCTGTGCGTCGGAGTCATGATGTCCAACATCTGTGTGACCGGCGTCGTGCTCCCCATCGTGCATTTCTCGCATTGGCTGGTGCAGCGGGACGCGCAATCGGATCCGCTGACCAAGCTGCTGAACCGGCGCGGTCTCGACAGTCGCCTGTCGCGATTCTTCGACCCCGCCGTGCGCGGGGGCGTGTACGCGGTGACCTTCGACCTGGATCGGTTCAAATCCGTCAACGACACCTTCGGCCATTCGCTGGGCGACGAGGTGCTGGTGCGCACCGCGAAATGCCTACGCGAAGCGGCCCCGCCGGGCGCCGTCGTCGCGCGCACCGGCGGCGAGGAATTCGCGGTCGTCGGATACCTGAAGGACGACTGCGTCGGGGCTATCGCGGAACGGCTGCGCGGCGCGATCGAAACTATGACCGATCTGCCGATCACCATCACCGCCAGCGTCGGAGCCGCCGTCACCGCGCTGAACGGAACCGGCGAAACCCGCACGGCCCCACTGCGCCAAAGCCTGTTCCGCTCCGCCGATACGGCCATGTACGAGGCAAAACGCTTGGGCGGCAACAGCGTTGTGATCGCCGAAACCCCGGCCGGTGCGCAAACAAGCCCGAACTGA
- a CDS encoding serine hydrolase: MGMSTALREVRRVLDDAGLRGSFLVRDLDSGDELGVDAEAEWPIASLVKVPLAVVTLLRIARGELDPAARIEVEPGRIATAGPMGLGKFRHPAGIALDDLLYLSTSISDGIAADALFALTPPAAVTAELRRLGHDGIAVRHLMGELTRTPVERFEPAQAHLAHTLAIEAGTAGHGHPVPQLDISWANAGSARAFVDLMRDLWRPSAIHPDAAARVRELMADNVVRQRLAPDFSSDAARWSSKTGTLLNLRHEVGVVEHADGQVLAVAALTESRVPAANQPGAEASMAKAARILHDELRTGPWNRL; this comes from the coding sequence ATGGGGATGAGCACGGCGCTGCGCGAGGTACGCCGAGTGCTCGACGACGCGGGCCTGCGCGGCTCATTCCTGGTGCGCGACTTGGATTCCGGCGACGAACTCGGGGTCGACGCCGAGGCGGAGTGGCCGATCGCATCGCTGGTCAAGGTGCCGCTCGCGGTGGTGACGCTGCTGCGGATCGCCCGCGGTGAACTCGACCCGGCGGCCAGGATCGAGGTCGAGCCGGGCCGCATCGCGACGGCGGGGCCGATGGGTCTCGGCAAATTCCGGCATCCGGCCGGCATCGCGCTCGACGACCTGCTGTATCTGAGCACATCGATCAGCGACGGCATCGCCGCGGACGCCCTGTTCGCGCTGACCCCGCCCGCCGCCGTCACCGCGGAGCTGCGGCGGCTCGGCCACGACGGAATCGCGGTGCGGCATCTGATGGGCGAGCTCACCCGGACACCGGTCGAACGCTTCGAACCCGCGCAGGCGCATCTGGCGCATACGCTCGCCATCGAGGCGGGCACCGCCGGGCACGGTCATCCGGTGCCGCAACTCGATATCAGTTGGGCCAACGCGGGTTCGGCGCGGGCGTTCGTCGACCTGATGCGGGATCTGTGGCGGCCGAGCGCCATTCATCCGGATGCGGCGGCGCGGGTGCGGGAACTGATGGCGGACAACGTGGTCCGGCAGCGACTCGCGCCCGACTTCAGCTCCGATGCGGCCCGCTGGTCGTCGAAGACCGGAACCCTGCTCAACCTGCGCCACGAGGTGGGCGTCGTCGAGCATGCGGACGGCCAGGTGCTCGCGGTGGCCGCGCTCACCGAATCGCGGGTTCCGGCGGCCAATCAGCCCGGTGCCGAGGCGAGCATGGCCAAGGCGGCCAGGATCCTGCACGACGAATTGCGGACCGGGCCATGGAATCGACTGTGA
- a CDS encoding VOC family protein translates to MRIYITSVFVDDQQKALDFYTEKLGFTKRHDVPLGAARWLTVVSPEDPDGTELLLEPDGHPAVKPYKAALVADGIPAASFQVTDVRAEYKRLDALGVRFTQEPMAAGPVTTAIFDDTCGNLIQLVTPAEP, encoded by the coding sequence GTGCGGATCTACATCACCAGCGTGTTCGTCGACGACCAGCAGAAGGCACTCGACTTCTACACCGAGAAACTCGGCTTCACGAAGCGGCACGACGTCCCGCTCGGCGCGGCCCGGTGGCTGACGGTGGTCTCGCCGGAGGATCCCGACGGCACCGAACTGCTGCTCGAACCGGACGGGCACCCCGCGGTGAAGCCGTACAAGGCCGCACTCGTCGCCGACGGTATTCCGGCCGCCTCGTTCCAGGTCACCGATGTGCGAGCGGAGTACAAGCGGCTGGACGCGCTCGGGGTGCGGTTCACGCAGGAACCCATGGCGGCCGGACCGGTGACAACGGCGATCTTCGACGACACCTGCGGAAATCTGATCCAGCTCGTCACCCCTGCCGAGCCCTGA
- the bla gene encoding class A beta-lactamase: MEIRMTRFRTARSAAVAITAALLLPLAACATDNAAPAPTSTATTPISGEFDALETEFDAHLGVFGIDTGSGRTVEHRADERFAYASTSKALLAGVILATTAPADLELRIKYTSADLVANSPISEQHLADGITLREVLDAALRYSDNTAANHMFARLGGPKGVERNLRALGDNVTQMDRTETALNEAIPGDTRDTSTPRALAADLRKYLLDSALTPEARAILTDMMRRNTTGGELIRAGVPADWQVADKTGSAAYGTRNDIAVLWPPNRAPIVLTVLSTRAKQDASYDNALLAKAAKIAVQELN, translated from the coding sequence ATGGAGATCCGAATGACGAGGTTTCGCACCGCCCGATCCGCCGCCGTTGCGATCACGGCGGCCCTGCTGCTTCCGCTCGCCGCATGCGCGACCGATAACGCGGCGCCCGCCCCGACCTCCACCGCGACGACGCCGATATCCGGCGAATTCGACGCGCTGGAAACCGAATTCGACGCGCATCTGGGAGTTTTCGGCATCGACACCGGCTCCGGCCGCACCGTGGAGCACCGCGCCGACGAACGGTTCGCCTACGCGTCGACCTCGAAGGCCTTGCTCGCGGGCGTGATACTCGCCACGACCGCACCTGCCGATCTGGAACTGCGGATCAAGTACACCTCGGCCGACCTGGTGGCCAACTCACCGATCAGTGAACAACACCTCGCCGACGGGATAACGCTGCGCGAAGTGCTCGACGCGGCGCTGCGATACAGCGACAACACCGCGGCCAACCACATGTTCGCGCGGCTCGGCGGCCCCAAGGGCGTCGAGCGGAACCTACGCGCCCTCGGCGACAACGTCACCCAGATGGACCGCACCGAAACCGCGTTGAACGAGGCGATACCGGGCGACACCCGGGATACCAGCACACCCCGCGCCCTGGCGGCCGATCTCCGGAAGTACCTGCTGGACTCCGCACTCACCCCCGAGGCCCGCGCCATTCTCACCGACATGATGCGCCGCAACACCACCGGCGGCGAACTGATCCGCGCCGGCGTCCCCGCGGACTGGCAGGTCGCCGACAAGACCGGCTCCGCCGCCTACGGCACCCGCAACGATATCGCCGTGCTGTGGCCGCCGAACCGCGCCCCGATCGTGCTCACCGTGCTGTCGACCCGCGCGAAACAGGACGCGAGCTACGACAACGCGCTACTCGCCAAGGCCGCGAAAATCGCTGTGCAGGAGCTCAATTGA
- a CDS encoding dicarboxylate/amino acid:cation symporter, giving the protein MSTPLSRGRALNPARWPFGVQILLGLVVGIAAGFIARATGSAWLTSTLTQVGGIFVQLLKLAVPPLVFTAVLVSIAGLRHVTNAARLAGRTLLWFMGTSLIAVVVGIALGLITNPGRGVDLTLTGAKAPDSKGGWTDFLTGIIPTNVIGAFTNGNVLQLVFLGAVLGVAALKLGEAAKPFVGLAESVLQLVQKALWWVIRLAPIGTAGLIGKAIASYGWNLLRPLATFTVAVYVGCLIVLVVVYPILLRVVGGVNPIRFYAKVWPAVELAFVSRSSIGTMPLTQRMVTERLGVPGEYASFAVPFGATTKMDGCAAVYPALAAIFVAQITGTHLGIRDYLLIAFVSVVGSAATAGLTGAIVMLTLTLSTLGLPLAGAGLLLAIDPILDMIRTATNVAGQMVIPVLVAKREGILEREVFDRPSAPLTTAAPIAEPIPAAA; this is encoded by the coding sequence ATGTCCACACCCCTTTCGCGCGGCCGTGCCCTCAATCCGGCGCGCTGGCCGTTCGGTGTCCAGATCCTGCTCGGCCTCGTGGTCGGCATCGCCGCCGGCTTTATCGCCCGCGCCACCGGATCCGCCTGGCTCACCAGCACATTGACGCAGGTCGGCGGCATCTTCGTGCAGCTGCTCAAGCTCGCCGTCCCGCCGCTGGTATTCACCGCGGTGCTGGTGAGCATCGCGGGCCTGCGCCACGTCACCAATGCCGCCCGGCTGGCGGGCCGCACACTGCTCTGGTTCATGGGCACCTCGCTGATCGCGGTGGTCGTCGGGATCGCGCTCGGCCTGATCACCAATCCGGGTCGCGGCGTCGACCTGACCCTCACCGGCGCCAAGGCGCCCGACAGCAAGGGCGGCTGGACCGACTTCCTCACCGGCATCATCCCCACCAACGTCATCGGCGCGTTCACCAACGGCAATGTGCTGCAATTGGTTTTCCTCGGCGCCGTGCTCGGGGTGGCCGCGCTGAAGCTCGGTGAGGCCGCCAAACCCTTTGTCGGGCTGGCTGAATCGGTGCTACAGCTGGTGCAGAAGGCGCTCTGGTGGGTGATCCGGCTCGCGCCGATCGGCACCGCGGGACTCATCGGCAAGGCCATCGCCAGCTACGGCTGGAATCTGTTGCGGCCGTTGGCCACCTTCACCGTCGCGGTCTACGTCGGCTGCCTCATCGTGCTCGTCGTGGTGTACCCGATCCTGCTGCGCGTCGTCGGCGGAGTGAACCCGATTCGCTTCTACGCGAAGGTCTGGCCCGCGGTCGAATTGGCATTCGTCTCGCGCTCGTCGATCGGCACCATGCCGCTCACCCAGCGGATGGTCACCGAAAGGCTCGGCGTCCCAGGCGAATACGCCTCGTTCGCGGTGCCGTTCGGCGCGACGACCAAGATGGACGGCTGCGCCGCCGTCTACCCGGCGCTGGCCGCCATCTTCGTCGCCCAGATCACCGGCACCCACCTCGGCATCCGGGATTACCTGCTGATCGCCTTCGTCTCCGTGGTCGGCTCCGCGGCGACCGCCGGACTCACCGGCGCCATCGTCATGCTGACGCTCACCCTGTCCACCCTCGGCCTGCCGCTCGCGGGCGCCGGACTGCTGCTCGCCATCGATCCGATACTCGACATGATCCGCACCGCAACCAATGTCGCGGGTCAGATGGTGATCCCGGTGCTGGTCGCCAAGCGCGAGGGCATCCTCGAACGCGAGGTCTTCGACCGCCCGTCGGCGCCGCTCACGACGGCCGCGCCGATCGCGGAACCGATCCCCGCGGCCGCCTGA
- a CDS encoding TetR/AcrR family transcriptional regulator translates to MTEHAASTDKGAQRRVLLLDVAERILTESGYGQLTMRAVAAAAQVRLGHLQYYFPNRADLIVAVLNRALTRSLERLAPLLGSPAPAADMVRKVLAEQDDRELVRIYTEIWALAGRDESIAAAVREFYRAYQGQVADVIRTRNPEASEKICRTNARIFTMLVEGAALFRSGIADHADPVTDTALTEIAAALLDPMVR, encoded by the coding sequence ATGACCGAACATGCCGCCAGCACCGACAAGGGCGCGCAACGGCGGGTCCTGCTGCTCGATGTGGCCGAGCGGATCCTGACCGAATCCGGTTACGGTCAACTGACGATGCGCGCGGTCGCGGCCGCCGCGCAGGTGCGGCTGGGGCATCTCCAGTACTACTTTCCCAACCGCGCCGACCTCATCGTCGCCGTATTGAACCGTGCGCTGACTCGCTCGCTCGAGCGGCTCGCCCCACTGCTCGGCTCGCCAGCGCCCGCCGCCGACATGGTGCGAAAGGTGTTGGCGGAGCAGGACGATCGGGAACTGGTCCGGATATACACCGAGATCTGGGCGCTCGCGGGCCGCGACGAATCCATCGCCGCGGCCGTGCGCGAGTTCTACCGCGCCTACCAGGGGCAGGTCGCCGACGTCATCCGAACGCGGAATCCCGAAGCCTCCGAAAAGATCTGCCGCACCAACGCGCGCATCTTCACCATGCTCGTCGAGGGTGCGGCGCTGTTCCGGTCGGGTATCGCCGACCATGCCGATCCGGTCACCGATACCGCGCTGACCGAAATCGCGGCGGCTCTCCTCGATCCGATGGTTCGTTGA